CAGCGGATGCCGACGGGACCACGGATCTCAGAGACTGTCTGTGGCTCGACTGGGGACGTGACTACTACGCCGCCGTCTCCTTCAGCAATGCCCCGGAGAACCGTCGCATCATGATCGGCTGGATGAACAACTGGGACTATGCCAACTCCTTGCCCACGTCTCCGTGGCGCTCCGGGATGTCGCTTGCCCGCGAGGTCGAGCTCGCGACGGTGGACGGTTTGCCGCGCCTGGTGCAGCGCCCGGTGCTCCCGTTGGACTGTGGGGAGCCGGCCCGCACCGTCCAGGACGTGGAACTTCACGACTCCCTGCTGCAACTGTCCGACGCGACGCCCGGATCAGCCCAGCTGATCGAGGCCGAGATCCTGCCCGGCACGGCCCGGACCGTTGCTTTCAGGCTTCTCGGCGCATCGGGCGGGAGCGCCGCAACGGTTCTCAGCTTCGATGCCGTTACGAGCCAGCTCACCCTGGATCGCCGCAACTCCGGAAACACCGCCTTCCACGGAAAGTTCGCGTCGGCTGAGTCGGCACCGGTGAAGCTCGACGACGGCGTGCTAAGGCTCCGTGTAATCGTCGACCAGAGCTCCGTGGAGGTCTTCGCCCAAGGCGGCAGGGTTGTCCTGAGCGATCTGGTGTTCCCCCTGTCCGGGAACCTGGGCACCGAAGTGTGCGTGGAAGGCGGCACGGCCATTGTGCGGAAACTGGCCGTCACGGCCTTGTCCTAAAGACAGCACCGCACTCCAGTGCCCACCCACGGCCTGCCGGAAACATCGGCAGGCCCCACGACTGGTCTATCAGGGCGCTCTCCCCGGGCCGATTCGGTTTGTCGGAGCCGACACCAGCTGTAGGACTGTCTCTGGCTAGCGTTTTGGCCAGATCCTCACGACTTTCACGGCCCGTTCCAGCTCCTCGCGCAGCGCCCGGTTCTCGAGAGTGAGGCGCTGGAGGTGAGCGATGGCGACTTCGAGCTGGCCGCGGAGGCGGGCTTTGTCGTTGCGCAGCTGTGCGATGGCGCTCATCGCGTCCGTACCGGGCTGCAGGCCAAGGTCCTCAACGCGTTCGCCGGCACATCGCACTACAACCCGCTGGATACGTCCTACCCGACTGTCACTGTGACGTTGCCCTTGCCCACCGCGGATCCGGTGCTGCTGACGAAAGCCTCGCACGCGCTGCTCCCCCGGATCCAGGAAGGAACCTTGCTGGAGGACATCAGCCGCAAGTACGGGCGGGGCTCGGTGGGCCTGGGACATGCCGGCATCCGGGGCGGACCCGACTGGTCCATGGAACGCGGCATGCTCTCGCCGCGGTACACCACCAACTGGGACGAGCTGCCAGTCGTCCGGGCAGCCTGAAGCGGAGGGACCATCCCGCGCCCTGCCCCTATGCCGCCAGCGGGGAGCCGAACATTTCCGCGGCGCGCCGCAACAGGTGCTCCGGGACGTCAGCTTCGCCGCCGCGTTCGGTCCGGCCAAGGAACACAGCTGTTCCGCGGGCCGCGTCTGACAGGTCGAGGCCGGCCTCGTAGATGAGTTGCGCCGCGCGGATGTTCGGCGGCAGGTTCATGGAGTGGCCTTCGGCGTTGAGGTAAACATGCCAATCGCCGCGGCTGACGGACTCCAGATGTCCCCCGACCAGCACCTGCAGGACATCCGGGGTAGCGTCGAGGGCCACGGTTCGCAGGGCTTCGTTCAACCGGACCGGAATGACAAGGGCGGTACAAGTGGTGCTCATTTTTTGTCCTCATTACTGACAACTGAAATGCCCTTCAATCTGTTCCCCTGAACGGCGGTTTTGACCGGCTCCGTAACGTGGATTTAGGCCCGGTAAAGGGGGCCCAGCGTGTCAGGGTTCCAGTGTCTGGGCCAGCCCGGCCAGGACAGGCTCGCGGCCAAGCTCGATGTGCGAGTACGCGAGCGAATACGCCAGATCCGCCTTCCCGGCAAGGATGGCATTGCACAGTTCCATGTGTTCGTCACGCTGGAGTTCGTTGCTGCGGTTGTGCGCCAGGCCAAAGATCCAGCGCATGCGTCCGAAGAGCGGTTTTACCGATTCGATGAGGAGGCGGCTGCCGGAAAGCCGGACGATTTCGGCATGGAATTCGGCACTGAGCCGCGCGACGTCGTCCCCCCGCCCGCCGTCGATCGCGTCCCGGGTTTCGTCCAGCAGCTCCTGAAGCAGGCGACCGGATTCGCCCCCGGATACACGCGTGGCTGCCATCCGCGCAGCAAAGGTTTCCAGGCAAAGCCTGACGTCGAACAGCTCGTGCACGTCGGTGAGGGTCAGCCGGCGCACCACGGCGCCGCGGCGCGGGAATGTCTCCACAAAGCCGTCCTGCTCCAGTCGCTGGATGGCTTCCCGGACCGGAATCCGTGAGACGTCATAGAGTTCGGAGAGCTCGCGTTCGCGCAGCCGCATGCCCTGCTCATATTTTCCGGCCACGATGC
This genomic window from Arthrobacter sp. 24S4-2 contains:
- a CDS encoding DUF3846 domain-containing protein, producing the protein MSTTCTALVIPVRLNEALRTVALDATPDVLQVLVGGHLESVSRGDWHVYLNAEGHSMNLPPNIRAAQLIYEAGLDLSDAARGTAVFLGRTERGGEADVPEHLLRRAAEMFGSPLAA
- a CDS encoding GntR family transcriptional regulator, whose translation is MAKPVPETLNGRDDEARAEHVYQLVLEGIVAGKYEQGMRLRERELSELYDVSRIPVREAIQRLEQDGFVETFPRRGAVVRRLTLTDVHELFDVRLCLETFAARMAATRVSGGESGRLLQELLDETRDAIDGGRGDDVARLSAEFHAEIVRLSGSRLLIESVKPLFGRMRWIFGLAHNRSNELQRDEHMELCNAILAGKADLAYSLAYSHIELGREPVLAGLAQTLEP